Within the Rosa rugosa chromosome 2, drRosRugo1.1, whole genome shotgun sequence genome, the region atatgcatgtaattttaGACTTGCAGTTTAGATTATGCAATTGATAATTCAGCAACAGTGTATATATAGTACTTCCAAGGAAGGCCGCTAAGAGGTAAATTTTCCCCCATGACCCCGGCCTTTTAAGTGCTCAATACTAAAGGAAGCCTTCTATCTTTCACTACAAAAATTCAATTACTTTAAAAACATACATCATCAAGAATAAAACGTAATGTGTATGTACATGATCAAGAATCAAGAGCTATATGTATCAAGAGAAAAAGAAGTGTATAATCAATCACTCCAGTGTACCGATTATTCTATTCCTTCAAAACTCACCTACCACCACCATTCGTATTATCGAGTATGGGAAGAGTGGCATTTGAAGGTAATTGCCCTGCATCCTCCATCACGCTTGTACTTGCCGACGAGTTGTAAAAGCTGAAGTCAGTTCCTCTAGCTAGTTGACATATCAGTTCCTAGACTGTTGCCGGTACTCCCATCACCAAATTTCGTTTGGCTGGTGATGGTAGTTGCATCATCAAATCTCCAGTCTGTCAAGTAACCAGGCTTTGAAATAGCAGGAGTCACTTCAATATCTCCTGCAAGCATTCCGATCACGCGAGACATAGGTGGTCGTAGCATTGGTGATGACTGAGTGCACAAAAGTCCTATGTTGATAATTCGTCTTGCTTCTTCCTTATTGAATTCAGATAATCTAAAGTCTACTAGATCAACTTCACGTTTGTTTTCATGCAAGTTCCAAGCCTAAGGAGGAAGAACACAATAGTATTATGAAGTGAAACAATGTtgaagataactaaaagatgtGTTATGGTAAACCTAAACCTCTTCATTGGCGCAGAACAGTGTAACAGCATTAATCATGACACGCTGAACATGTCAAAAGTCAAAATCTGAAAAGCATAAAGTTCTTACCAATTTAAGAAGATAAACCATATCGCCTTCCAAACTTGGATCAGAATTTGGCCTACCGCTGACAATTTCTATAATGACAACAGCATAGGCAAACACATCGGTCTTCTCTGTCAAGTGTCCACGCATAGGCGCATAGCATATTCCGGTGCAAGATACCCACTGCATTATTAACAATTGCATGCACTATTATTTGTAACTGACCCAACATATACTTTGAGTTAAAAACGAAATGAGGAACTACAAGAAAACAAGGTGGCCAAAATGTTTGAGATCTTACATTGTTCCCACAACCCGAGTACTCATGTGGGTCTTTTTAACGGTAGGTTTGAATTCCGTAGAAATTAAAGCTTTTTAGTCAACAGCATGGAGCACACTGAAAGATAGCATTGGAAACAAATACATTGGTCCGACTGTAATTTTCACTTTAATTGTCATATACTTTACCAGGTGCAGCACTGATGGCTGAAATAAGAGGTCCATATGTACCCTCCTCTGGTATACAGCAAGTCCCCTTTCCAGCCCAGAAGAAATGTATTTCATGGTAATTCTCTGAAACCACCTGAGCCTCGTATACCTTTTCAATAGCTAGCAAAGATGTCCTATTTGTCTCCTTTCGTATATCAAAATCTTTAACAACAAGAACGTCCTGAAGACAGATAGATGAGGAACATATAACATCTTGCTgcatatatatcatatatgtgatGTTTTTGTgcataaataagaaatatctTATGGTTAAAGGTAATAGACAATAGACCAGAATTAAGATCTTGGTGCTGGTATTCTTTTCATTCAGTGATACTCAATATCTATCACGTACATTTAAAGTGCATCTTTACCAGAGCTTGGttttattaaaataataataatctgaGATCATACAGACCTGGATATATATCAAACACACGTCTTCCAAGACTTTTTCTTGTAGGAGTATCTAGGATAGCTTGTTCTGCAAATTCAAGCGTCACGGTATAGTTTCCATTCTCAAGACCCAAGCCATAGTATCTGAGTGATGAAGCAGAGATCCTTGCACTCTGAAATAGCGTAGGGTCTGAAGTACTTCCGATTGGAGATGAAGTGGATATTGTATACCTTGGATTGTTGGTCCCAGTCAAATATGATGCAGCTGTTGGCATTATTGATTAACAAGAATTAAGTTAAAAGTAAAAGCTTGAGTGAGGACAGATTTTCATTTCACACAAGATGCCAGATAATCAACAGGTGGATAATATCTTGACAAATTAAAGGTAGTGTAAAATAGAACGTTCCATTCTTGACTAGACAATTTTTGGCGTTCAAGACATCTATGCAC harbors:
- the LOC133729398 gene encoding probable LRR receptor-like serine/threonine-protein kinase At1g56130 — encoded protein: MINCSGPRTTLSNGIAYETDTEPLGPATYYVTDTNRWGVSNVGLNTRFVAASYLTGTNNPRYTISTSSPIGSTSDPTLFQSARISASSLRYYGLGLENGNYTVTLEFAEQAILDTPTRKSLGRRVFDIYPDFDIRKETNRTSLLAIEKVYEAQVVSENYHEIHFFWAGKGTCCIPEEGTYGPLISAISAAPGKVYDN